A genomic window from Triticum urartu cultivar G1812 chromosome 7, Tu2.1, whole genome shotgun sequence includes:
- the LOC125521253 gene encoding HIPL1 protein-like isoform X2 — protein sequence MRSSSMATAILSIATVVLLLAAQDSHGAKLCMDSTFPRAVNGSLSFCGYNGTACCNTTDDAAVRRQFAAMNISGTPCGDLVKSILCARCNPYAGELFTVGTSPRTVPLLCNSTGVSSRVSGVAAATGYCAKVWDTCKDVSIPASPFQPPKGGASAPKLAEVWESEGDFCGALGGESICFDGEAAAFNATRVVPPVNGMCLERVSNGSYLNMAAHPDGSNRVFLSNQAGKVFLATVPPQGSGKPLELDLANPFLDITDEVHFDNEFGLLGMAFHPDFDKNGRFFVSYSCDKTQSASCSGRCACNSDIGCDPSKLGADNGAQPCQYQNVIAEYTANSSSGSPSKATSANPTEARRIMTLGLPFTTHHGGQILFSPGDGYMYFMMGDGGSVGDPWNFAQNKGTLLGKIIRIDVNDMPTGNSTPSWGNYGIPKDNPFSVDPKFAPEVFAMGFKNPWRCSFDSAKPSYFFCADVGQSLYEEVDLVVNGGNYGWRVFEGPQPYPALSTLGGNTSVDSINAIMPVMGYAHNTVNNNVGSASIIGGYVYRSMTNPCLNGRYIYADLYAQSMWSGIETPENSGVYNVTPLTFGCSKTSPIPCDVAAKSPLPSLGYIFSFGEDNAKDLYLLTSKGVYRVVDPSSCNYACPIKSSTQEGVPPPTSSPSSAFIAQAFTLPTTMLAGVLLVLLSFGF from the exons ATGAGGTCGTCGTCGATGGCGACCGCGATACTATCCATCGCCACCGTtgtcctcctcctcgccgcccaGGACAGCCATGGCGCGAAACTGTGCATGGACTCGA CGTTCCCGAGGGCGGTCAACGGGTCCCTTTCCTTCTGCGGCTACAACGGCACTGCTTGCTGCAACACGACGGACGACGCCGCTGTCCGGAGGCAGTTTGCCGCCATGAACATCTCAGGCACGCCGTGCGGCGACCTCGTCAAGTCCATCCTTTGCGCG AGATGCAACCCGTACGCCGGCGAGCTCTTCACCGTCGGGACAAGCCCTCGGACGGTGCCACTGCTATGCAACAGCACCGGCGTGTCGAGCCGTGTCAGCGGCGTGGCCGCGGCGACGGGGTACTGCGCGAAGGTGTGGGATACCTGCAAGGACGTGTCCATCCCGGCGTCGCCGTTCCAGCCGCCCAAGGGTGGCGCATCGGCGCCGAAGCTCGCCGAGGTGTGGGAGTCAGAGGGCGACTTCTGCGGCGCGCTGGGCGGCGAGTCCATCTGCTTCGACGGTGAGGCCGCGGCGTTCAATGCGACCCGCGTCGTGCCGCCGGTGAACGGTATGTGTCTGGAGCGCGTCAGCAACGGCTCGTACCTCAACATGGCGGCGCACCCGGACGGCTCCAACCGCGTGTTCCTCAGCAACCAGGCCGGCAAGGTATTCCTTGCCACCGTGCCGCCGCAGGGCTCCGGCAAGCCGCTGGAGCTGGACCTGGCCAACCCGTTCCTCGACATTACCGACGAGGTGCACTTCGACAACGAGTTCGGCCTCCTCGGCATGGCCTTCCACCCGGACTTCGATAAGAACGGCCGGTTCTTCGTCTCCTACAGCTGCGACAAAACGCAATCGGCATCGTGCTCTGGCAGGTGCGCCTGCAACTCCGACATCGGCTGCGACCCGTCCAAGCTCGGCGCCGACAACGGCGCGCAGCCCTGCCAGTACCAGAACgtgatcgccgagtacaccgccAATTCGTCCTCCGGCTCGCCTTCGAAA GCAACCTCCGCAAACCCGACGGAGGCGAGGCGGATCATGACGCTCGGGCTGCCGTTCACGACCCATCACGGTGGGCAGATCCTCTTCAGCCCGGGAGACGGCTACATGTACTTCATGATGGGCGACGGCGGCAGCGTCGGCGACCCGTGGAACTTCGCACAGAACAAGGGGACCCTGCTCGGGAAGATCATCCGGATCGACGTCAACGACATGCCAA CTGGTAACAGCACTCCCAGTTGGGGCAACTATGGTATCCCCAAGGACAACCCATTCTCCGTGGACCCCAAGTTCGCGCCGGAGGTCTTCGCCATGGGCTTCAAGAACCCGTGGCGTTGCAGCTTCGACTCCGCAAAGCCGTCCTACTTCTTCTGCGCCGACGTCGGCCAG TCTTTGTATGAGGAAGTCGACCTAGTGGTGAATGGCGGGAACTACGGGTGGCGCGTGTTCGAGGGCCCCCAGCCCTACCCGGCGTTGTCAACTCTCGGTGGGAACACCTCGGTCGACTCCATCAACGCCATCATGCCGGTCATGGGTTACGCCCACAACACCGTCAACAACAACGTTGGCTCTGCCTCCATCATCGGCGGCTATGTCTACCGCTCCATGACCAACCCATGCCTCAACGGCAG GTACATTTACGCGGACCTGTATGCGCAGTCCATGTGGTCGGGGATCGAGACGCCAGAGAACAGCGGGGTGTACAATGTGACGCCGCTGACATTCGGCTGCTCCAAGACGTCACCGATCCCGTGCGACGTCGCGGCCAAGAGCCCGCTGCCGTCGTTGGGCTACATCTTCTCCTTCGGCGAGGACAACGCCAAGGACTTATACTTGCTTACCAGCAAGGGAGTGTACAGGGTGGTCGATCCCAGCAGTTGCAACTACGCATGCCCAATCAAGAGCTCCACACAAGAAGGGGTGCCCCCGCCTACCTCGTCGCCAAGCTCGGCATTCATTGCACAAGCTTTCACCCTACCAACGACGATGTTGGCAGGAGTGTTACTTGTCTTGCTGAGCTTCGGATTTTGA
- the LOC125521253 gene encoding HIPL1 protein-like isoform X1, which yields MARNCAWTRVCRRFLAASLCCFSEQFVIIMLRSCRAAFPRAVNGSLSFCGYNGTACCNTTDDAAVRRQFAAMNISGTPCGDLVKSILCARCNPYAGELFTVGTSPRTVPLLCNSTGVSSRVSGVAAATGYCAKVWDTCKDVSIPASPFQPPKGGASAPKLAEVWESEGDFCGALGGESICFDGEAAAFNATRVVPPVNGMCLERVSNGSYLNMAAHPDGSNRVFLSNQAGKVFLATVPPQGSGKPLELDLANPFLDITDEVHFDNEFGLLGMAFHPDFDKNGRFFVSYSCDKTQSASCSGRCACNSDIGCDPSKLGADNGAQPCQYQNVIAEYTANSSSGSPSKATSANPTEARRIMTLGLPFTTHHGGQILFSPGDGYMYFMMGDGGSVGDPWNFAQNKGTLLGKIIRIDVNDMPTGNSTPSWGNYGIPKDNPFSVDPKFAPEVFAMGFKNPWRCSFDSAKPSYFFCADVGQSLYEEVDLVVNGGNYGWRVFEGPQPYPALSTLGGNTSVDSINAIMPVMGYAHNTVNNNVGSASIIGGYVYRSMTNPCLNGRYIYADLYAQSMWSGIETPENSGVYNVTPLTFGCSKTSPIPCDVAAKSPLPSLGYIFSFGEDNAKDLYLLTSKGVYRVVDPSSCNYACPIKSSTQEGVPPPTSSPSSAFIAQAFTLPTTMLAGVLLVLLSFGF from the exons ATGGCGCGAAACTGTGCATGGACTCGAGTATGCCGTCGATTTCTTGCAGCTTCTTTGTGTTGTTTCTCCGAGCAGTTTGTGATTATTATGCTTCGATCATGTCGAGCAGCGTTCCCGAGGGCGGTCAACGGGTCCCTTTCCTTCTGCGGCTACAACGGCACTGCTTGCTGCAACACGACGGACGACGCCGCTGTCCGGAGGCAGTTTGCCGCCATGAACATCTCAGGCACGCCGTGCGGCGACCTCGTCAAGTCCATCCTTTGCGCG AGATGCAACCCGTACGCCGGCGAGCTCTTCACCGTCGGGACAAGCCCTCGGACGGTGCCACTGCTATGCAACAGCACCGGCGTGTCGAGCCGTGTCAGCGGCGTGGCCGCGGCGACGGGGTACTGCGCGAAGGTGTGGGATACCTGCAAGGACGTGTCCATCCCGGCGTCGCCGTTCCAGCCGCCCAAGGGTGGCGCATCGGCGCCGAAGCTCGCCGAGGTGTGGGAGTCAGAGGGCGACTTCTGCGGCGCGCTGGGCGGCGAGTCCATCTGCTTCGACGGTGAGGCCGCGGCGTTCAATGCGACCCGCGTCGTGCCGCCGGTGAACGGTATGTGTCTGGAGCGCGTCAGCAACGGCTCGTACCTCAACATGGCGGCGCACCCGGACGGCTCCAACCGCGTGTTCCTCAGCAACCAGGCCGGCAAGGTATTCCTTGCCACCGTGCCGCCGCAGGGCTCCGGCAAGCCGCTGGAGCTGGACCTGGCCAACCCGTTCCTCGACATTACCGACGAGGTGCACTTCGACAACGAGTTCGGCCTCCTCGGCATGGCCTTCCACCCGGACTTCGATAAGAACGGCCGGTTCTTCGTCTCCTACAGCTGCGACAAAACGCAATCGGCATCGTGCTCTGGCAGGTGCGCCTGCAACTCCGACATCGGCTGCGACCCGTCCAAGCTCGGCGCCGACAACGGCGCGCAGCCCTGCCAGTACCAGAACgtgatcgccgagtacaccgccAATTCGTCCTCCGGCTCGCCTTCGAAA GCAACCTCCGCAAACCCGACGGAGGCGAGGCGGATCATGACGCTCGGGCTGCCGTTCACGACCCATCACGGTGGGCAGATCCTCTTCAGCCCGGGAGACGGCTACATGTACTTCATGATGGGCGACGGCGGCAGCGTCGGCGACCCGTGGAACTTCGCACAGAACAAGGGGACCCTGCTCGGGAAGATCATCCGGATCGACGTCAACGACATGCCAA CTGGTAACAGCACTCCCAGTTGGGGCAACTATGGTATCCCCAAGGACAACCCATTCTCCGTGGACCCCAAGTTCGCGCCGGAGGTCTTCGCCATGGGCTTCAAGAACCCGTGGCGTTGCAGCTTCGACTCCGCAAAGCCGTCCTACTTCTTCTGCGCCGACGTCGGCCAG TCTTTGTATGAGGAAGTCGACCTAGTGGTGAATGGCGGGAACTACGGGTGGCGCGTGTTCGAGGGCCCCCAGCCCTACCCGGCGTTGTCAACTCTCGGTGGGAACACCTCGGTCGACTCCATCAACGCCATCATGCCGGTCATGGGTTACGCCCACAACACCGTCAACAACAACGTTGGCTCTGCCTCCATCATCGGCGGCTATGTCTACCGCTCCATGACCAACCCATGCCTCAACGGCAG GTACATTTACGCGGACCTGTATGCGCAGTCCATGTGGTCGGGGATCGAGACGCCAGAGAACAGCGGGGTGTACAATGTGACGCCGCTGACATTCGGCTGCTCCAAGACGTCACCGATCCCGTGCGACGTCGCGGCCAAGAGCCCGCTGCCGTCGTTGGGCTACATCTTCTCCTTCGGCGAGGACAACGCCAAGGACTTATACTTGCTTACCAGCAAGGGAGTGTACAGGGTGGTCGATCCCAGCAGTTGCAACTACGCATGCCCAATCAAGAGCTCCACACAAGAAGGGGTGCCCCCGCCTACCTCGTCGCCAAGCTCGGCATTCATTGCACAAGCTTTCACCCTACCAACGACGATGTTGGCAGGAGTGTTACTTGTCTTGCTGAGCTTCGGATTTTGA